The Algoriphagus halophilus genome window below encodes:
- the rsgA gene encoding ribosome small subunit-dependent GTPase A, with product MEGRVIKSTGSWYVVKTDSEFISARLKGKFKQEDLKLTNPIAVGDWVTLSKEENQETAIISAIHPRENYVIRKSTRKQHFSHIIASNVDQSMLVITMKKPRTSLGFIDRFLVSTESFRIPAILVVNKVDLLEGEDAEDWLLDIHEIYEPLGYQVIEISAINDKDLLDKFHPLLQGKSTLIAGHSGVGKSTLLNKLVPEASQDTKEISGFSAKGVHTTTFAELFPVKGGGDLIDTPGIKEFGILDVEDYELSHYFPEMRKYLGECKYNNCRHINEPGCVVRKKVEEGYIHPYRYQSYLNILNEEDSYR from the coding sequence ATGGAAGGTAGAGTTATAAAGTCAACAGGCAGTTGGTATGTCGTCAAAACCGACTCAGAATTTATTTCTGCAAGGTTGAAAGGCAAGTTCAAGCAGGAGGATTTGAAGTTAACGAATCCTATTGCGGTGGGGGACTGGGTGACTTTATCGAAAGAAGAAAACCAAGAAACAGCGATAATTTCTGCGATACATCCTAGAGAAAATTATGTGATCCGTAAATCCACACGCAAACAGCATTTCTCACATATCATTGCCAGTAATGTGGATCAGTCCATGTTGGTAATAACTATGAAAAAGCCAAGGACTTCATTAGGTTTTATAGATCGATTTTTGGTAAGTACTGAGAGTTTTAGGATTCCGGCGATTTTGGTTGTGAATAAAGTGGATCTTCTGGAAGGCGAGGATGCGGAAGATTGGTTACTTGATATCCATGAGATTTATGAACCATTGGGGTACCAAGTGATTGAGATTTCAGCTATAAATGACAAAGATTTATTGGATAAATTTCATCCCTTACTTCAAGGTAAATCTACATTGATAGCGGGGCATTCTGGCGTAGGCAAATCAACACTTTTGAATAAGCTTGTTCCTGAGGCATCACAAGACACCAAGGAAATTTCGGGGTTTAGCGCTAAAGGTGTTCATACTACAACCTTCGCTGAGCTTTTTCCGGTGAAGGGGGGAGGAGATTTGATTGATACTCCTGGAATTAAGGAGTTTGGTATTTTGGATGTAGAGGACTATGAGTTGTCACATTATTTCCCAGAGATGAGAAAATACCTCGGTGAATGTAAATACAATAATTGTCGGCATATCAACGAGCCTGGCTGTGTAGTTCGGAAGAAAGTAGAAGAAGGGTATATCCATCCTTATCGATATCAGAGTTATCTCAACATCTTGAATGAGGAGGATTCCTACCGTTAA
- a CDS encoding glycosyltransferase family 4 protein, with protein MKVLMFGWEFPPHISGGLGTACYGLVKGLCHHNQDIIFVVPKLWGDEEPMADFVNASDVTIDYREKRFKSIWKNLTYLEVSSFLVPYLGPEEYKKFTDYAIHDRTDVDESIFSTKYEFSGKYGKNLMEEVSRYALTGAQIARDRSDFELIHAHDWLSFPAGIAAKEISGKPLVAHVHATEFDRSGESVNQVVYDIERAGMQAADHVVAVSQLTKNIIIRKYGIPAEKVSVLHNAVLDASIIESTFKKKVPEKIVTFLGRITFQKGPEYFVEAAKKVIDRDPNVRFVMAGSGDLLNRMIDRVAELRIATKFNFTGFLKGKDVDHMYAISDVYVMPSVSEPFGISPLEAVRHNTPVIISKQSGVAEVLTNAIKIDFWDIDAMADAIFALLHYKGISQMFKELGSEELKKLKWEHVAAKLVTVYEKTLSQRS; from the coding sequence ATGAAAGTATTAATGTTTGGGTGGGAATTTCCACCACATATTTCTGGAGGACTTGGAACTGCTTGTTATGGTTTGGTAAAAGGTCTTTGCCACCATAATCAAGACATTATTTTTGTGGTCCCAAAGCTTTGGGGGGATGAAGAACCCATGGCTGATTTTGTAAATGCGAGTGACGTCACCATTGATTATAGAGAAAAAAGATTCAAATCAATTTGGAAGAACTTAACCTATTTAGAAGTCAGTAGTTTTTTAGTTCCTTATTTGGGTCCAGAAGAGTATAAGAAATTCACAGACTATGCCATCCATGATCGAACAGATGTAGATGAAAGTATTTTTTCCACGAAGTACGAGTTCAGTGGAAAATACGGGAAAAATCTAATGGAGGAAGTTTCCAGATATGCCTTGACAGGAGCTCAAATTGCCAGAGATAGAAGTGATTTTGAATTAATCCATGCCCACGATTGGCTATCTTTTCCTGCAGGAATTGCAGCTAAGGAAATAAGTGGTAAACCATTAGTAGCCCATGTACATGCTACCGAGTTTGATCGGTCTGGAGAATCCGTCAATCAAGTGGTCTATGATATTGAAAGAGCTGGAATGCAAGCCGCTGATCATGTGGTTGCCGTAAGTCAGCTAACCAAAAATATTATCATCAGAAAATATGGGATCCCCGCCGAAAAGGTTTCAGTATTGCACAATGCCGTGTTGGATGCCAGTATTATTGAATCCACTTTTAAGAAAAAAGTACCTGAGAAGATCGTGACTTTTTTGGGAAGGATTACTTTTCAAAAAGGCCCTGAATACTTTGTAGAAGCTGCCAAGAAAGTCATCGACCGAGATCCAAACGTTCGGTTTGTAATGGCAGGATCTGGAGATTTACTCAATAGAATGATCGATCGTGTAGCTGAATTAAGAATTGCCACCAAATTCAACTTCACAGGGTTCCTCAAAGGTAAAGATGTGGATCACATGTATGCTATCTCGGATGTATATGTCATGCCATCTGTTTCTGAGCCCTTTGGAATCTCCCCTTTGGAGGCTGTGCGACATAATACCCCAGTCATTATTTCAAAACAGTCAGGCGTAGCTGAGGTCTTGACCAATGCTATAAAAATTGACTTTTGGGATATTGATGCGATGGCCGATGCCATTTTTGCTCTTTTGCACTACAAGGGTATATCCCAAATGTTTAAAGAGCTCGGAAGTGAAGAATTGAAGAAATTAAAATGGGAACATGTAGCCGCTAAGCTTGTTACCGTATACGAAAAAACTTTATCCCAAAGATCATGA
- the panB gene encoding 3-methyl-2-oxobutanoate hydroxymethyltransferase, which produces MSVHSSANIKRITTHILQEMKNRGEKISMLTAYDFSMAKIVDDAGIDIILVGDSASNVMAGHETTLPITLDQMIYHASSVVRAVSRAFVVVDIPFGSYQGNSSEALRSAIRIMKESGAHAIKVEGGAEIKESVVRILSAGVPVMGHLGLTPQSIYKFGTYSVRAKESAEAQKLLEDAKLLEECGCFAIVLEKIPASLAKKVAESVSIPVIGIGAGGDVDGQVLVVHDLLGITQEFKPRFLRQYADLQSVMMDAFTNYIKDVKSRDFPNESESY; this is translated from the coding sequence ATGTCTGTTCATTCTTCAGCAAATATTAAAAGAATCACTACTCATATCCTTCAGGAAATGAAGAACCGTGGTGAAAAAATATCTATGCTTACTGCCTATGATTTTTCGATGGCAAAAATCGTAGATGATGCAGGAATTGATATTATTCTGGTGGGAGATTCCGCTTCCAATGTGATGGCAGGTCATGAAACCACCCTTCCGATCACTTTGGACCAGATGATCTATCATGCATCTTCTGTAGTGAGAGCTGTCAGCAGAGCCTTTGTAGTGGTCGACATTCCTTTCGGATCCTATCAGGGGAATAGTTCTGAGGCTTTGCGTTCTGCTATTCGAATCATGAAGGAGTCAGGAGCTCATGCCATTAAAGTAGAAGGCGGCGCTGAGATTAAAGAATCTGTAGTGAGGATTTTGAGTGCTGGTGTTCCAGTCATGGGACATTTGGGCTTAACTCCTCAGTCAATCTATAAATTTGGGACCTATAGTGTCAGAGCTAAAGAATCTGCAGAAGCACAAAAATTGCTAGAAGATGCCAAGCTGTTAGAGGAATGTGGATGTTTTGCCATTGTGTTGGAAAAAATACCTGCCTCTTTGGCTAAAAAAGTAGCAGAATCAGTGTCAATTCCAGTCATTGGAATCGGAGCAGGAGGAGATGTAGACGGTCAAGTGTTAGTGGTACACGATTTATTAGGAATCACCCAAGAGTTTAAGCCTAGGTTTTTGAGACAATATGCGGATTTGCAATCAGTTATGATGGATGCATTTACCAATTACATCAAGGATGTAAAAAGTCGGGATTTCCCCAATGAATCTGAAAGTTATTAA
- a CDS encoding phosphoribosyltransferase family protein: MSEVLNHHQIKKKITRMAFEIYERNLNSAGVVFAGITGMGTILADLLAQELRTISPLTIEEIEVILDKSNLHSEEIELSEEIELSGKTLILVDDVLNTGKTLAYAMKPFLDKELYKMEIAVLVNRSHGQFPIKPDYTGYELSTTLNEHIKVDFSGDQYSVHLL, from the coding sequence ATGAGCGAAGTACTCAATCATCATCAGATCAAGAAAAAAATCACCCGGATGGCATTTGAGATTTATGAAAGAAATCTCAATTCCGCAGGAGTAGTTTTTGCGGGAATCACAGGAATGGGAACCATTTTAGCGGATTTATTAGCCCAGGAATTACGAACTATCTCTCCATTAACTATTGAGGAGATAGAAGTTATTTTGGATAAAAGTAATTTACATTCAGAGGAGATTGAATTGTCTGAAGAGATCGAGCTTTCCGGAAAAACATTAATCCTTGTGGACGATGTGTTAAATACAGGAAAAACACTTGCCTACGCGATGAAACCTTTTCTAGACAAAGAATTATATAAGATGGAAATAGCGGTACTGGTAAATAGAAGCCATGGCCAATTTCCAATCAAGCCGGATTATACGGGTTATGAACTCTCAACTACTCTTAATGAGCACATCAAGGTAGATTTTTCCGGTGACCAATATTCTGTCCATTTACTTTAA
- a CDS encoding amylo-alpha-1,6-glucosidase produces MSYIHFDKTQLINLNYSLDREIIRTNRAGTYTSTTIIGCNTRKYHGLLVVPQPQIDSQNHVMLSNVHETVIQHGASFNLGISKFPGNYSPRGHKYLEDFDSEPIPKLTYRVGGVLLQKELILDTNRDRVMIRYTLLDAHSPTKIRVAPFLAFRPYHNLMKANTFINKKFNKVPNGVKFQLYEKYDPLYMQLSKKGEFIPAPDWYYNIEYIQERERGYDYQEDLYVPGYFEFDITKGESVILSAGLTEADPKTREAAFKKEIARRIPRNNFENCLKNSAGQFIRKRNGDTRIIAGYPWFGWWGRDTFVAAPGLTLPSGEYQTFLDIMDSMSKDLHGPLFPNVGSGVMTNMNSIDAPMWYFWSLQQYVIYTNDLKTIKDRYLGKMQGIIEGYINGTDFNIKVQDNGLVYGGEEGKALTWMDAVTPEGPVTPRMGCPVEIQALWYNALCFYHELTGDEKILALAEKTKASFVKEFWSEKHGYLADVVNGDQKDWSVRPNMVFATSLPYTMLSESQNDQVLEIVKSKLLTTRGLRSLSPDDYSYKGYYFGDQITRDQAYHNGTVWTWPLGHFVEGYIKLHGKSSFNFIKKIIKGFDGVMTQYGVGTVAELYDGDPPHRPKGAISQAWSVAELLRMMDLVKKI; encoded by the coding sequence ATGAGTTACATCCATTTTGATAAAACCCAGCTGATTAATTTAAATTATTCTCTGGACCGTGAAATCATCAGAACCAATAGAGCTGGCACCTACACCAGTACTACCATCATAGGGTGCAATACTCGAAAATATCATGGACTTCTAGTGGTACCCCAACCTCAAATTGATTCCCAAAATCATGTCATGTTGTCTAATGTGCACGAAACAGTGATTCAGCATGGGGCAAGCTTCAATTTGGGGATCAGTAAATTTCCTGGCAATTATTCGCCCAGAGGTCATAAATATCTGGAAGATTTTGACTCCGAACCGATCCCAAAACTGACTTATCGAGTTGGTGGTGTTCTTCTTCAGAAAGAGTTGATTTTGGACACCAATAGGGATCGAGTAATGATTCGATATACCTTGTTGGACGCGCATTCTCCTACTAAGATTCGGGTGGCTCCTTTCCTTGCTTTCAGACCCTACCATAACTTGATGAAAGCAAATACTTTTATCAATAAAAAATTCAACAAAGTACCCAATGGGGTCAAATTTCAATTGTATGAAAAATATGACCCTCTCTACATGCAGCTTTCCAAAAAAGGAGAGTTTATACCTGCTCCAGATTGGTATTACAACATAGAATACATCCAGGAACGAGAACGTGGATATGACTACCAAGAGGATTTATATGTACCGGGATATTTTGAATTTGATATTACTAAGGGAGAGTCTGTAATTCTTTCTGCAGGACTGACAGAAGCTGATCCTAAGACTAGAGAAGCAGCTTTTAAAAAAGAAATTGCAAGAAGAATCCCAAGAAACAACTTTGAAAACTGTCTGAAAAATTCAGCGGGACAATTTATTAGAAAAAGAAATGGAGACACCAGGATAATAGCTGGATATCCTTGGTTTGGATGGTGGGGAAGAGACACTTTTGTCGCAGCACCTGGATTAACATTACCCTCAGGTGAATACCAGACATTTTTAGACATTATGGACAGCATGTCCAAAGACCTACATGGGCCTCTATTCCCAAATGTAGGTAGTGGAGTCATGACCAATATGAATTCCATCGATGCGCCTATGTGGTATTTCTGGTCATTGCAGCAATACGTGATTTACACCAATGACTTAAAAACCATCAAGGATCGATACTTAGGGAAGATGCAAGGAATCATTGAGGGCTATATCAATGGAACAGATTTCAATATTAAAGTTCAGGACAATGGTTTAGTATATGGTGGGGAGGAAGGGAAAGCTCTGACATGGATGGACGCTGTCACCCCTGAAGGCCCCGTTACTCCTAGAATGGGCTGCCCAGTAGAAATCCAAGCACTTTGGTACAATGCACTTTGTTTTTACCATGAACTTACAGGAGATGAAAAAATTCTTGCTCTTGCAGAAAAAACGAAAGCCTCCTTTGTAAAAGAGTTCTGGTCAGAAAAACATGGATACTTAGCAGATGTAGTTAATGGAGATCAAAAGGACTGGTCAGTTAGGCCTAATATGGTATTTGCTACCTCCCTTCCTTATACCATGCTTAGCGAATCCCAAAATGACCAGGTTCTAGAAATAGTTAAATCCAAATTACTAACCACAAGGGGGCTTAGATCTCTTTCCCCTGACGATTATTCCTATAAAGGATATTATTTTGGTGACCAAATCACAAGAGATCAAGCCTACCACAATGGCACTGTGTGGACTTGGCCTCTAGGTCATTTTGTAGAAGGATATATAAAACTTCACGGTAAATCTTCTTTTAACTTTATCAAAAAGATAATTAAAGGATTTGATGGGGTAATGACCCAATATGGTGTGGGTACAGTTGCAGAATTGTATGATGGAGACCCTCCTCACAGGCCAAAAGGGGCTATTTCGCAAGCTTGGAGTGTGGCAGAATTGCTTCGTATGATGGATTTGGTCAAAAAGATATAA
- a CDS encoding glycoside hydrolase family 57 protein has protein sequence MRTICFYFQVHQPFRLKPYRFFDIGEDHHYWDDFSNRSIMRKVAQKCYLPMNALLLDLIHHYNGAFKVSFSISGTFMDQMQAYAPDVLESFQKLVNTGHVELLNETYSHSLASLKSKDEFKDLVHKHQAKIKELFNGYTPKVFRNTELIYSDEIGAMVSELGYDAMLTEGAKHILGWKSPNYVYVNSIEPKLKVLLKNFQLSDDIAFRFGNKSWDDYPLTTEKFINWINAIPNEEETLNLFMDYETFGEHQWAETGIFDFMKHLPEAVFTKTNFSFSTPSEIASKIPPVGKIHVPIPISWADEERDLTAWLGNDLQDEAFDRLYDLEKLVNTIEDEEIKRDWRYLQTSDHFYYMCTKFFSDGDIHSYFSPYDSPYDAFINYMNVLSDFMIRLKEKSSVSVEA, from the coding sequence ATGAGAACTATTTGCTTTTATTTTCAAGTTCATCAACCCTTTCGCCTTAAACCTTACCGCTTTTTTGATATTGGTGAAGATCATCATTATTGGGATGATTTCAGCAATCGGTCCATTATGAGAAAAGTAGCTCAGAAGTGCTACTTACCTATGAATGCATTACTCCTTGATTTGATCCATCACTACAATGGAGCATTCAAAGTAAGTTTTTCCATTTCAGGAACGTTCATGGACCAAATGCAGGCATATGCTCCAGATGTGCTGGAAAGCTTCCAGAAACTGGTCAATACGGGTCATGTAGAACTTTTAAACGAGACATATTCCCACTCCTTAGCTTCTCTAAAAAGCAAGGATGAGTTTAAAGACTTGGTCCACAAACACCAAGCAAAAATCAAGGAGTTATTTAATGGCTATACTCCAAAGGTGTTCCGAAATACTGAATTAATCTATTCTGACGAAATTGGGGCAATGGTATCCGAATTAGGTTACGATGCCATGTTAACGGAAGGCGCCAAACATATTCTGGGATGGAAAAGCCCTAATTATGTGTATGTAAATAGCATTGAACCTAAGCTGAAAGTTTTATTGAAAAATTTCCAACTGAGTGATGACATCGCCTTCAGGTTTGGCAATAAATCTTGGGATGATTACCCATTAACTACTGAGAAATTCATCAATTGGATCAATGCGATTCCCAATGAGGAAGAAACGCTGAACCTTTTCATGGATTACGAAACCTTTGGAGAACACCAGTGGGCTGAGACAGGAATTTTTGATTTCATGAAACACCTTCCTGAGGCAGTATTTACAAAGACTAACTTTTCTTTCTCTACTCCTTCAGAAATAGCTTCAAAAATCCCACCTGTTGGCAAAATCCATGTTCCGATTCCAATCTCATGGGCAGATGAAGAACGGGATCTAACCGCTTGGCTCGGAAATGATTTACAAGACGAAGCATTCGATCGATTATATGACCTTGAAAAGTTGGTCAACACCATTGAGGATGAAGAAATAAAAAGGGACTGGAGGTATTTACAGACCTCTGACCACTTCTATTACATGTGTACCAAATTCTTCTCTGACGGAGATATACATTCCTATTTTAGCCCTTATGATTCCCCCTATGATGCATTCATCAATTACATGAATGTACTCAGTGATTTTATGATCAGACTGAAAGAAAAATCCAGCGTATCTGTAGAGGCTTAA